A window of the Clupea harengus chromosome 8, Ch_v2.0.2, whole genome shotgun sequence genome harbors these coding sequences:
- the pgk1 gene encoding phosphoglycerate kinase 1, which produces MSLSNKLTLDKVDVKGKRVIMRVDFNVPMKDNHITNNQRIKAAVPSIQHCLDNGAKAVVLMSHLGRPDGVPMPDKYSLKPVAAELKTLLGKDVNFLKDCVGPEVEAACKDPAAGSVILLENLRFHVAEEGKGKDASGNKTKASQEQIDSFRASLSKLGDVYVNDAFGTAHRGHSSMVGVDLSQKAAGFLMKKELDYFAMALEKPQRPFLAILGGAKVKDKIQLINNMLDQVDEMIIGGGMAFTFLKVLNNMEIGTSLYDEEGAKIVKELMAKAEKNKVKINLPVDFLTAEKFDEHATTGTALVADGIPAGWMGLDCGPESSKLFGEAVGRAKQIVWNGPVGVFEWDNFAKGTKNLMDKVVEVTKTGCITIIGGGDTATCCAKWNTEDKVSHVSTGGGASLELLEGKVLPGVAALSSV; this is translated from the exons ATGTCTTTGTCAAATAAACTCACTTTGGATAAGGTGGACGTGAAGGGCAAGCGTGTCATCATGAG ggttgATTTCAACGTGCCCATGAAGGACAATCACATCACCAACAACCAGAG GATCAAAGCTGCCGTTCCCTCCATCCAGCACTGCCTGGACAATGGAGCCAAAGCAGTGGTTCTGATGAGTCACCTGGGCCGGCCTGACGGTGTCCCCATGCCTGACAAGTACTCCCTGAAGCCCGTGGCTGCTGAGCTGAAGACACTGCTgggcaa GGATGTCAACTTCCTCAAGGACTGCGTTGGCCCTGAGGTCGAGGCGGCATGTAAAGATCCTGCTGCTGGTTCCGTCATCCTGCTGGAGAACCTGCGGTTCCACGTCGCTGAAGAGGGCAAGGGCAAGGATGCCTCTGGAAACAAG ACCAAAGCATCTCAGGAGCAGATCGACTCCTTCAGAGCCTCCCTGTCCAAACTGGGCGACGTCTACGTCAACGATGCTTTCGGCACCGCACACAGAgggcacag ctcaaTGGTGGGCGTGGACCTGTCCCAGAAGGCCGCTGGCTTCCTCATGAAGAAAGAGCTGGACTACTTTGCCATGGCCCTGGAGAAACCCCAGAGGCCCTTCCTGGCCATCCTCGGAGG cgCTAAGGTCAAAGATAAGATTCAGCTGATCAATAACATGCTGGACCAAGTCGACGAGATGATCATCGGCGGTGGCATGGCCTTCACTTTCCTGAAGGTCCTCAACAACATGGAG ATTGGAACTTCCCTGTATGATGAAGAGGGTGCCAAGATCGTCAAGGAGTTGATGGCTAAGGCCGAGAAGAACAAAGTGAAGATCAACCTACCTGTGGACTTTCTCACTGCCGAAAAATTCGATGAGCATGCAACCACAGGCACAGCCCTTGTGGCCGATGGCATTCCTGCCGGCTGGATG GGTCTGGACTGTGGCCCTGAGAGTTCCAAGCTGTTTGGAGAGGCAGTGGGCCGCGCCAAGCAGATCGTGTGGAACGGGCCCGTGGGTGTGTTCGAGTGGGACAACTTCGCCAAGGGAACCAAGAATCTGATGGACAAGGTGGTAGAGGTGACAAAAACCGGCTGTATCACCATTATCG gtggaggagacaCAGCTACTTGCTGTGCCAAGTGGAACACTGAGGACAAGGTCAGCCACGTGAGCACAGGGGGTGGAGCCAGCCTTGAGCTGCTGGAGG GTAAAGTGCTGCCTGGTGTGGCTGCCCTGAGCAGCGTGTAA
- the p4ha2 gene encoding prolyl 4-hydroxylase subunit alpha-2 isoform X2, which translates to MVTCLVNVVFLLACLCCTTDAEVFTSIGQMTDLIFTERELVQSLKEYIKAEESKLAAVKSWASKLDTLTRASASDPEAYLAHPVNAYKLMKRLNTEWSVLENLVLQDPSDGFISNMSVHRQYFPDEEDEKGAAKALMRLQDTYKLDSESFSKGKLPGDQYNTYLTVDDCYDMGKMAYNDADYYHAVLWMQQALRQLDAGEEAVVPKTDILDYLSYSVYQMGDLPRAIELTRRLVALDPGHQRAGGNLRYFEKLLTKELLETVNTSQEPASEEPIQLGTYKRPRDYLPERETYEALCRGEGVKMTVRRRSRLFCRYHDGNRNPRLLLKPMLEEDEWDSPHIVRYLNALSDQEIQKIKEIAKPRLARATVRDPKTGILTTANYRVSKSAWLEGEEDEVIERVNQRIEDITGLTVKTAELLQVANYGVGGQYEPHFDFSRPPFDRNLNVDGNRLATYLNYMSDVEAGGATVFPDFGASIRPRKGTAVFWYNLYRSGDGDYRTRHAACPVLVGSKWVSNKWIHERGQEFRRPCGLSEGD; encoded by the exons ATGGTGACGTGTCTCGTCAACGTGGTCTTCCTCCTGGCCTGCCTGTGCTGCACAACAGATGCTGAGGTCTTCACCTCCATTG GGCAAATGACAGACCTAATCTTCACCGAGAGGGAGTTGGTCCAGTCCCTGAAGGAGTACATCAAAGCTGAGGAGTCCAAACTTGCAGCTGTCAAAAG CTGGGCGAGTAAACTGGATACCCTGACCCGAGCCTCCGCGTCAGACCCCGAGGCCTACCTGGCCCACCCTGTCAACGCCTACAAGCTCATGAAGAGGCTGAACACCGAGTGGTCTGTCTTGGAGAACCTGGTGCTTCAGGACCCCTCTGATg GCTTCATCTCCAACATGTCAGTGCACAGGCAGTACTTCcctgatgaggaggatgagaagGGCGCGGCCAAAGCTCTTATGCGTCTGCAGGACACGTACAAACTGGACTCCGAGAGCTTCTCCAAAGGCAAACTGCCCG GCGACCAGTACAACACCTACCTGACGGTGGACGACTGCTACGACATGGGGAAGATGGCGTACAACGACGCGGACTACTACCACGCCGTGCTGTGGATGCAGCAGGCCCTCAGGCAGTTGGACGCCGGCGAAGAGGCCGTAGTGCCCAAGACCGACATCCTGGACTACCTCAGCTACTCCGTCTACCAGATGGGGGACCTGCCCCGAGCCATCGAGCTCACCCGCCGCTTGGTAGCCCTGG ACCCCGGCCACCAGAGGGCAGGAGGGAACCTGCGTTACTTTGAGAAGCTGCTGACCAAGGAGCTGCTGGAGACAGTGAATACATCCCAGGAGCCGGCCAGCGAGGAGCCCATCCAGCTGGGCACGTACAAGCGCCCGCGAGACTACCTGCCCGAGAGGGAGACCTACGAGGCCCTGTGCAGGGGAGAGGGAGTCAAAATG ACGGTGAGGAGACGCAGCCGTCTTTTCTGCCGCTACCATGACGGGAACAGGAACCCTCGGCTGCTGCTGAAGCCCATGCTGGAGGAGGACGAGTGGGACAGTCCCCACATCGTGCGCTACCTCAACGCTCTCTCTGATCAGGAGATCCAGAAGATCAAGGAGATCGCCAAGCCCAGG CTGGCAAGGGCCACCGTGAGAGACCCAAAAACCGGAATTTTGACAACGGCAAATTACAGAGTATCTAAAAG CGCCTGgctggagggagaagaggacgaGGTCATTGAGCGCGTCAATCAGAGAATAGAAGACATCACCGGGCTCACAGTGAAGACTGCAGAACTGCTACAG GTGGCTAACTATGGCGTAGGAGGTCAGTACGAGCCTCACTTTGACTTCTCTCGG CCTCCTTTTGACAGAAACCTCAATGTTGATGGAAATAGACTTGCCACCTATCTGAACTAC atgAGCGATGTGGAGGCGGGAGGGGCCACGGTGTTCCCTGACTTCGGTGCCTCCATCCGGCCCCGGAAG GGGACCGCAGTGTTTTGGTACAACCTGTACCGCAGTGGTGACGGAGACTACAGGACCCGACATGCAGCCTGCCCTGTACTAGTGGGGAGCAAGTGGG
- the p4ha2 gene encoding prolyl 4-hydroxylase subunit alpha-2 isoform X1, whose product MVTCLVNVVFLLACLCCTTDAEVFTSIGQMTDLIFTERELVQSLKEYIKAEESKLAAVKSWASKLDTLTRASASDPEAYLAHPVNAYKLMKRLNTEWSVLENLVLQDPSDGFISNMSVHRQYFPDEEDEKGAAKALMRLQDTYKLDSESFSKGKLPGDQYNTYLTVDDCYDMGKMAYNDADYYHAVLWMQQALRQLDAGEEAVVPKTDILDYLSYSVYQMGDLPRAIELTRRLVALDPGHQRAGGNLRYFEKLLTKELLETVNTSQEPASEEPIQLGTYKRPRDYLPERETYEALCRGEGVKMTVRRRSRLFCRYHDGNRNPRLLLKPMLEEDEWDSPHIVRYLNALSDQEIQKIKEIAKPRLARATVRDPKTGILTTANYRVSKSAWLEGEEDEVIERVNQRIEDITGLTVKTAELLQVANYGVGGQYEPHFDFSRKDEPDAFKTLGTGNRVATFLNYMSDVEAGGATVFPDFGASIRPRKGTAVFWYNLYRSGDGDYRTRHAACPVLVGSKWVSNKWIHERGQEFRRPCGLSEGD is encoded by the exons ATGGTGACGTGTCTCGTCAACGTGGTCTTCCTCCTGGCCTGCCTGTGCTGCACAACAGATGCTGAGGTCTTCACCTCCATTG GGCAAATGACAGACCTAATCTTCACCGAGAGGGAGTTGGTCCAGTCCCTGAAGGAGTACATCAAAGCTGAGGAGTCCAAACTTGCAGCTGTCAAAAG CTGGGCGAGTAAACTGGATACCCTGACCCGAGCCTCCGCGTCAGACCCCGAGGCCTACCTGGCCCACCCTGTCAACGCCTACAAGCTCATGAAGAGGCTGAACACCGAGTGGTCTGTCTTGGAGAACCTGGTGCTTCAGGACCCCTCTGATg GCTTCATCTCCAACATGTCAGTGCACAGGCAGTACTTCcctgatgaggaggatgagaagGGCGCGGCCAAAGCTCTTATGCGTCTGCAGGACACGTACAAACTGGACTCCGAGAGCTTCTCCAAAGGCAAACTGCCCG GCGACCAGTACAACACCTACCTGACGGTGGACGACTGCTACGACATGGGGAAGATGGCGTACAACGACGCGGACTACTACCACGCCGTGCTGTGGATGCAGCAGGCCCTCAGGCAGTTGGACGCCGGCGAAGAGGCCGTAGTGCCCAAGACCGACATCCTGGACTACCTCAGCTACTCCGTCTACCAGATGGGGGACCTGCCCCGAGCCATCGAGCTCACCCGCCGCTTGGTAGCCCTGG ACCCCGGCCACCAGAGGGCAGGAGGGAACCTGCGTTACTTTGAGAAGCTGCTGACCAAGGAGCTGCTGGAGACAGTGAATACATCCCAGGAGCCGGCCAGCGAGGAGCCCATCCAGCTGGGCACGTACAAGCGCCCGCGAGACTACCTGCCCGAGAGGGAGACCTACGAGGCCCTGTGCAGGGGAGAGGGAGTCAAAATG ACGGTGAGGAGACGCAGCCGTCTTTTCTGCCGCTACCATGACGGGAACAGGAACCCTCGGCTGCTGCTGAAGCCCATGCTGGAGGAGGACGAGTGGGACAGTCCCCACATCGTGCGCTACCTCAACGCTCTCTCTGATCAGGAGATCCAGAAGATCAAGGAGATCGCCAAGCCCAGG CTGGCAAGGGCCACCGTGAGAGACCCAAAAACCGGAATTTTGACAACGGCAAATTACAGAGTATCTAAAAG CGCCTGgctggagggagaagaggacgaGGTCATTGAGCGCGTCAATCAGAGAATAGAAGACATCACCGGGCTCACAGTGAAGACTGCAGAACTGCTACAG GTGGCTAACTATGGCGTAGGAGGTCAGTACGAGCCTCACTTTGACTTCTCTCGG AAAGATGAGCCTGATGCATTCAAAACATTAGGCACTGGAAATCGTGTGGCTACATTTTTAAATTAT atgAGCGATGTGGAGGCGGGAGGGGCCACGGTGTTCCCTGACTTCGGTGCCTCCATCCGGCCCCGGAAG GGGACCGCAGTGTTTTGGTACAACCTGTACCGCAGTGGTGACGGAGACTACAGGACCCGACATGCAGCCTGCCCTGTACTAGTGGGGAGCAAGTGGG